The Lentzea guizhouensis genome contains a region encoding:
- a CDS encoding MerR family transcriptional regulator, producing MWTLDELLERVSAALAAEYPGAPNGRVRDVPDRRAVRWYATTGLVDRPSAMRGRTALYERRHLLQLVALKRLQAEGRTLADIQAELAGATDQALAALARVPEGLLDLGDPVPEPAPAREAVRPRFWAEPAAPPEPGVPPAPRPPPHPPRAPRPARQRRLSRPCPPFRQRHRPPAPPSAARPATLLTGVALGHGAVLLTPGSPTATDLADIAAAAAPLLDLLAARGLLVNERETP from the coding sequence GTGTGGACGCTCGACGAGTTGCTGGAACGTGTCTCCGCCGCCTTGGCCGCGGAGTACCCCGGCGCACCCAACGGCCGGGTGCGCGACGTGCCCGACCGCCGCGCCGTCCGCTGGTACGCGACGACGGGGCTGGTGGACCGGCCCTCGGCGATGCGCGGCCGAACGGCTTTGTACGAGCGGCGCCACCTGCTCCAGCTGGTGGCGCTGAAGAGACTGCAGGCGGAGGGGAGGACGCTGGCCGACATCCAGGCCGAGCTCGCGGGCGCGACCGATCAGGCGCTGGCGGCGCTGGCCCGTGTGCCGGAGGGGCTGCTGGACCTGGGGGACCCGGTGCCGGAACCTGCTCCGGCGCGGGAGGCGGTGCGGCCGCGCTTCTGGGCCGAACCCGCTGCTCCACCCGAGCCTGGAGTTCCACCTGCACCCCGCCCGCCGCCCCACCCGCCTCGCGCACCACGGCCGGCTCGGCAGCGCCGGCTGTCCCGCCCGTGCCCACCGTTCCGCCAACGCCACCGCCCGCCCGCACCGCCGTCCGCCGCCCGCCCGGCCACGCTGCTCACCGGCGTCGCGCTCGGCCACGGCGCCGTCCTCCTCACCCCCGGCTCGCCCACCGCCACCGACCTCGCCGACATCGCGGCCGCCGCCGCCCCGCTGCTCGACCTGCTCGCCGCGCGCGGCCTGCTCGTCAACGAAAGGGAAACGCCATGA
- a CDS encoding VIT domain-containing protein, translating to MTISVAPMKPAEGDRIGRTTEDAGVGALRTERGNLPLESLDVRATVTGLVGRTTVTAGFVNTHDTALEATYVFPLPDRAAVTGMKMTAGDRTVEAELQERGQARQAYDEAIASGRRASIVEEERPDVFTMRVGNIPAGEHITVELSVVGPLVFEDGAATFRFPLVVAPRYVPGTPLEGPAVGDGYAQDTDLVPDASRITPPVLLPGFPNPVRLGITVRVDPAGLELGEVRSSLHAVTTEGNSVSVVPGERVDRDFVLRLAYAGGSSAVVCVPDADSKGGTFQLTVLPPETEAPVRPRDVVLLLDRSGSMSGWKMVAARRAAARIVDTLTADDRFAVLTFDDRVEHPAELGTGLVTGTDRHRFRAVEHLAKVQARGGTEMFEPLRSGLALLADVTGDRDPVLVMVTDGQVGNEDQLLRDIAPVLNRTRVHAVGIDSAVNAGFLGRLAARGAGRCELVESEDRLDEAMTHIQRRIGAPVVTDVEVTPSSDLPKPPTAIYPGVPLVVFGRYSGPAPESFTVRGRTREGAAWEETVAVLEHTESAVTAQWARAALRDLEDRYAIGDRAVEADIVRTSLRFGVLCRFTAFVAVDQEVVTDGKVHRVVQPVEYPAGWDLAAPPKPLMARGYGGAAGAMSFAAPAFPVAGAPMPSMPPPAPAPVPPPHPVHRCRRPRPVHQCHRPCPVLRCRPHPYRRARRDAPEAGRGSRRRSTASHGRRPSPRRTTRPSCARSPHWRSSAWNRTRDARSGSAATCSPTWRAGSPRSSPAGGERRTNRCTACSTSSPRAATWTTCGRAPCSCCGSSDRAPRNDAARFGADRR from the coding sequence ATGACCATCTCCGTCGCCCCGATGAAGCCCGCCGAGGGGGACCGCATCGGCCGGACGACCGAGGACGCGGGTGTCGGTGCGCTGCGCACCGAGCGGGGCAACCTGCCGCTGGAGAGCCTGGACGTGCGGGCGACCGTCACCGGGCTGGTCGGCCGGACCACCGTGACGGCCGGGTTCGTGAACACGCACGACACCGCTCTTGAAGCCACCTATGTGTTCCCGTTGCCCGACCGGGCCGCTGTCACCGGCATGAAGATGACCGCCGGTGATCGCACGGTCGAGGCCGAGCTGCAGGAACGCGGGCAGGCGCGGCAGGCCTACGACGAGGCGATCGCGTCGGGGCGAAGAGCGTCCATCGTGGAGGAAGAACGGCCGGACGTGTTCACCATGCGGGTCGGCAACATCCCGGCCGGCGAGCACATCACCGTCGAGCTGAGCGTGGTGGGGCCGCTGGTGTTCGAGGACGGGGCGGCGACGTTCCGGTTCCCGCTCGTGGTGGCGCCGCGGTACGTGCCGGGGACACCGCTCGAGGGGCCGGCGGTCGGGGACGGGTACGCGCAGGACACCGACCTCGTGCCGGACGCCTCGCGGATCACGCCGCCGGTGTTGCTGCCCGGTTTCCCGAACCCCGTGCGGCTCGGCATCACCGTGCGGGTCGACCCGGCCGGGCTGGAGCTCGGTGAGGTGCGGTCGAGCCTGCACGCCGTGACGACCGAGGGCAACTCGGTGTCGGTCGTGCCGGGAGAGCGGGTGGACCGCGACTTCGTGCTGCGCCTCGCCTACGCGGGCGGCAGTTCCGCGGTCGTGTGCGTGCCCGACGCCGACTCCAAGGGCGGCACCTTCCAGCTCACGGTGCTGCCGCCGGAGACCGAGGCGCCGGTGCGGCCGCGGGACGTGGTGCTGCTGCTCGACCGGTCCGGCAGCATGTCGGGCTGGAAGATGGTCGCGGCCCGGCGGGCGGCGGCCAGGATCGTGGACACGCTGACCGCGGACGACAGGTTCGCCGTGCTGACCTTCGACGACCGGGTGGAGCACCCCGCCGAGCTCGGCACCGGGCTCGTCACGGGCACCGACCGCCACCGGTTCCGCGCGGTCGAGCACCTGGCGAAGGTGCAGGCGCGCGGTGGAACGGAGATGTTCGAACCGTTGCGCAGCGGGCTGGCGCTGCTCGCCGACGTGACCGGCGACCGCGACCCGGTGCTGGTCATGGTCACCGACGGGCAGGTCGGCAACGAGGACCAGCTGCTGCGCGACATCGCACCGGTCCTCAACCGCACACGGGTGCACGCCGTCGGCATCGACTCGGCCGTCAACGCGGGTTTCCTCGGCCGGCTGGCCGCGCGCGGTGCCGGCCGGTGCGAGCTCGTCGAGAGCGAGGACCGGCTGGACGAGGCGATGACGCACATCCAGCGCCGCATCGGCGCCCCTGTGGTCACCGACGTCGAGGTGACGCCGTCGTCCGACCTGCCGAAGCCGCCGACCGCGATCTACCCCGGCGTGCCGCTGGTGGTGTTCGGCCGGTACAGCGGGCCGGCGCCGGAGTCGTTCACCGTGCGCGGCCGGACCCGCGAGGGTGCCGCGTGGGAGGAGACGGTCGCGGTGCTGGAGCACACCGAGTCCGCGGTCACGGCGCAGTGGGCCCGCGCCGCGCTGCGTGACCTGGAGGACCGGTACGCGATCGGCGACCGCGCGGTGGAGGCCGACATCGTGCGGACCTCGCTGCGGTTCGGCGTGCTGTGCCGGTTCACCGCGTTCGTGGCCGTCGACCAGGAGGTCGTGACCGACGGCAAGGTGCACAGGGTGGTCCAACCGGTCGAGTACCCGGCGGGCTGGGACCTGGCGGCGCCGCCGAAGCCGCTGATGGCCCGTGGATACGGAGGAGCGGCCGGAGCGATGAGCTTCGCCGCCCCCGCCTTCCCGGTGGCCGGCGCGCCGATGCCCTCGATGCCGCCGCCCGCACCGGCGCCCGTGCCTCCGCCGCACCCGGTGCACCGATGCCGTCGCCCGCGTCCGGTGCACCAGTGCCACCGCCCGTGTCCGGTGCTCCGGTGCCGCCCGCACCCGTACCGCCGGGCTCGGCGGGACGCACCCGAGGCCGGTCGCGGATCTCGGCGACGCTCGACGGCATCGCACGGTCGGCGCCCAAGCCCCCGGCGGACGACACGACCGAGCTGCGCGAGATCGCCGCACTGGAGGTCCAGCGCCTGGAACAGGACGCGGGACGCCCGGAGTGGGAGCGCCGCGACCTGCTCGCCGACCTGGCGAGCCGGATCACCACGCTCGTCGCCGGCAGGCGGGGAGCGGCGTACGAACCGTTGCACCGCCTGCTCGACGAGCTCGCCGCGGGCGGCGACGTGGACCACCTGTGGTCGCGCGCCCTGCAGCTGTTGCGGGAGTTCGGACAGGGCGCCCAGGAACGACGCCGCTCGTTTTGGCGCTGATCGGCGCTAG